One Salvia splendens isolate huo1 chromosome 22, SspV2, whole genome shotgun sequence DNA segment encodes these proteins:
- the LOC121787693 gene encoding proteasome subunit alpha type-7-like, protein MARYDRAITVFSPDGHLFQVEYALEAVRKGNAAVGVRGSDTIVLAVEKKSTPKLQDSRSVRKIVNLDNHIALACAGLKADARVLINRARIECQSYRLTIEDPVTVEYITRYIAGLQQKYTQSGGVRPFGLSTLIIGFDPHTGTPALYQTDPSGTFSAWKANATGRNSNSIREFLEKNYTETSGQETVKLAIRALLEVVESGGKNIEVAVMTKEQGLRQLEEAEIDAIVADIEAEKAAAEAAKKAPATKES, encoded by the exons ATGGCGCGATACGACAGAGCAATTACTGTTTTCTCCCCCGACGGCCACCTATTTCAGGTGGAGTACGCTCTCGAAGCCGTGCGCAAGGGTAACGCCGCCGTCGGTGTTCGCGGCTCCGACACCATCGTACTCGCCGTCGAGAAAAAGTCCACTCCTAAGCTGCAGGATTCGAG GTCAGTGAGGAAGATTGTCAACCTAGACAATCACATCGCGTTGGCATGTGCAGGCCTGAAGGCAGATGCTCGCGTTTTGATAAATAGGGCGCGTATAGAATGCCAGAGCTATAGGCTTACGATAGAGGATCCTGTAACCGTTGAATACATAACTCGCTACATTGCTGGTCTTCAACAGAAGTACACCCAAAGTGGTGGTGTGAGACCTTTTGGCCTTTCAACCTTGATCATCGGGTTCGATCCACATACGGGTACTCCAGCACTGTATCAGACTGATCCGTCAGGCACTTTTTCTGCATGGAAAGCCAATGCTACTGGGAGAAACTCAAACTCTATCAGAGAGTTTCTTGAGAAGAACTACACCGAAACATCTGGCCAAGAAACTGTGAAGTTAGCCATCAGGGCTCTACTTGAG GTTGTTGAAAGCGGAGGAAAGAACATCGAAGTTGCTGTAATGACTAAAGAGCAGGGACTGCGCCAACTCGAAGAAGCTGAAATTGACGCCATAGTTGCCGATATAGAAGCAGAGAAAGCGGCTGCAGAAGCTGCAAAGAAGGCCCCGGCAACCAAGGAATCTTAA
- the LOC121787694 gene encoding dirigent protein 1-like, with translation MAKINTLILVILTSSLLIPPPQTESTHTGEKRKVTRLRFYLHDFIGGDSPTVWAVASCNLTDVLPSKFGKFLVLDNLVTSGPGLDSPEVGRMQGTVGQADLHERALVMVLNLVFTKGEYEGSTLSILGRNPLTHEVREVSIVGGTAAFRMATGYILTSTYFKDPAGVCNVYEYDAVVYHTDRNVLLSHRR, from the coding sequence ATGGCAAAAATTAACACTCTAATCCTAGTCATACTAACATCATCATTGCTGATTCCGCCGCCGCAGACGGAATCAACGCATACCGGCGAAAAGAGGAAGGTCACGCGCCTCCGCTTCTACCTCCACGACTTCATCGGCGGGGACAGCCCCACCGTGTGGGCGGTGGCGAGTTGCAACCTGACCGACGTCCTCCCGTCGAAGTTCGGTAAGTTTCTCGTGCTCGACAACCTCGTGACCTCGGGCCCCGGCCTCGACTCCCCCGAGGTCGGGCGAATGCAGGGGACCGTGGGCCAGGCCGACCTTCACGAGAGGGCCCTCGTGATGGTCTTGAACCTCGTATTCACCAAGGGCGAGTACGAGGGGAGCACGCTCAGCATTCTCGGCCGGAACCCCTTGACCCATGAGGTCAGGGAGGTCTCGATCGTGGGTGGCACTGCCGCGTTTAGGATGGCCACCGGTTATATTCTCACGAGTACTTATTTCAAGGACCCCGCCGGTGTTTGTAATGTGTACGAGTACGATGCGGTCGTGTATCATACGGATCGTAATGTTTTGTTGTCGCATCGCCGATGA